The proteins below are encoded in one region of Flavobacterium nackdongense:
- a CDS encoding O-methyltransferase, translated as MLFQIKSYLQFLWHSKNEHAVHSPFVFNLITKCFYDRKSKPDPSGSEQAKQYKVLKKYRASLLANKKTIQITDFGAGSKVFKSNTRQISQIAKTAGISPKRAELLFRIANYFQPESILEIGTSLGLATSALALGNTNARIITLEGCPTTMAIAKNQLQLFNFENVECITTEFNDFLQICNLKSEICNLIYFDGNHSKKATLDYFQLLLPTICNETVWIFDDIHWSTEMEAAWKIIRNHPKVTVTIDTFQWGLVFFRIEQPKEHFVIRV; from the coding sequence ATGCTCTTCCAAATCAAATCTTATCTGCAATTCCTTTGGCATTCTAAAAACGAACACGCTGTGCATTCGCCTTTTGTATTCAATTTGATTACCAAATGTTTTTATGATAGGAAATCTAAACCTGACCCGAGCGGGAGCGAACAGGCGAAGCAATACAAGGTTTTAAAGAAATATAGAGCTTCACTTTTAGCAAACAAAAAAACGATTCAAATTACCGATTTCGGAGCGGGTTCGAAAGTTTTTAAATCCAATACACGACAAATTTCGCAAATCGCAAAAACCGCCGGAATTTCGCCCAAACGCGCCGAATTATTGTTTCGAATTGCAAATTATTTTCAGCCGGAGTCTATTTTAGAAATAGGAACCTCATTAGGATTAGCAACTTCTGCCCTAGCCTTGGGCAATACAAACGCAAGGATAATTACATTGGAAGGCTGCCCGACAACAATGGCAATTGCAAAAAATCAATTGCAATTATTCAATTTTGAAAATGTGGAATGTATCACCACCGAGTTTAATGATTTCCTGCAAATCTGCAATCTAAAATCTGAAATCTGCAATCTGATTTATTTCGATGGCAATCATTCAAAAAAAGCTACTTTAGACTACTTCCAACTTTTACTGCCCACGATTTGCAATGAAACAGTCTGGATTTTTGATGACATTCATTGGTCAACCGAAATGGAAGCCGCTTGGAAAATCATCCGAAATCATCCGAAAGTAACGGTAACCATCGACACTTTTCAATGGGGATTGGTATTTTTTAGAATAGAGCAACCCAAAGAACATTTTGTTATTCGAGTTTAA